The following DNA comes from Candidatus Woesearchaeota archaeon.
AGTCAGCGACATAGGGAAGGATTGCAAATATTATGAGAGCAAGAATCAGGTTTATCATGGGGCCTGCTGCAAATATTGAGTGCTGGGCAACATCCTGAATTTTTGAAAGCTCCTTTTCATCAGGGTCAACAAAGGCAACAGGGAATATCGGGGCTATTATCCCAAGGATTGCAAAACCGCTGGATTTTATCCTGACCTTGTGCGCAACTGCCACAATCCCGTGTGAAAACTCGTGGATTGCTGCTGTCACAAAAAGTCCTATAAGCCAGTACCAAAAAGAAAGGTATCCGATTCCAGGAATCTGAGTGCCCGGGTAAAGCAGGTACATCCCTGTTGCAGTTGTCCCCGGAGAAAGCACAAACCGTATCATTGTGCTGAGTATTGAGTAGGAGACTGCAAGAAGCCCGCAAAATCCTAAGCCGACAAAGCAGTATCCTATTGTTATTATGAGCTTTCGGTATTTCTTTCCAATCCAGTTCATCAGCTTTATTCCTATGCTCGTCTTGTAAAGGAGCATGTAAACAACAGGATAAAGTATCTTCTGGAGCTCAAGGTTCTTCCTTTTTTTCCTGATGTATAAACTTAACAGAAAGATGAAAGCCAAAAGTGCGATTAAGTCGTAATTCATTTTTTATGCTGAGCCTTTTTTATCCCTAAAAATGAATGCATTAATAAAAGTTTAGGAAAATGATTTTAAAAAAAGTTTACTTCTTTCTTATTGGCTTAAGCGCCTTGCTTCCGCATCTTCTGCAGGAAATCTTCCCTGCAATGACTTTCATGTTTGGAGCCCTTCTCTTGGTCTTGCATTTCCTGCATACGAAAACATTCTTGAACAACCTTGCTTCTGCTTCTGGAAATTTCATGATTAAACACCTTATCCCATATTTTTACGGCTTGAGCTGCTTCATTACCCTTGCGTCAAGCACTACCCAGTATAACACGGTGCAGCCTTCTGTTACCTGCTCCTTTACCTCTTCTGGGATTTCCATCTCAAAAGTTTCATAGGAGTCCATGTCCATTACGCTTGCCTTGCTTCCTGATATTGAAAGCACCTGGGCTGTTTTCTTTTCAATGATTGGAACTTCCACATTCTCGTGCCCGGGAAGGACTGCGACCCTTTTTTTGTCGTCAACAAGCC
Coding sequences within:
- a CDS encoding site-2 protease family protein yields the protein MNYDLIALLAFIFLLSLYIRKKRKNLELQKILYPVVYMLLYKTSIGIKLMNWIGKKYRKLIITIGYCFVGLGFCGLLAVSYSILSTMIRFVLSPGTTATGMYLLYPGTQIPGIGYLSFWYWLIGLFVTAAIHEFSHGIVAVAHKVRIKSSGFAILGIIAPIFPVAFVDPDEKELSKIQDVAQHSIFAAGPMINLILALIIFAILPYVADSTGTRLAPFEERITMPVGFSFDIINSTMPAGKAGLVTGALINKVGNESVKDANLFVERLYFCASPGENWSMGNENRTYAIETIKSPADNTRAYIGIENIRNVRVVKQEYRWFSGLFYWIKGLFKWIFTLNFFVGLSNLLPIFITDGSKMLLVALESNIRDKKKAVKVWKIINSVFLFAIIIGLLSSYIKKLF
- the rpl40e gene encoding 50S ribosomal protein L40e (contains a zinc-finger motif), producing the protein MKFPEAEARLFKNVFVCRKCKTKRRAPNMKVIAGKISCRRCGSKALKPIRKK
- a CDS encoding translation initiation factor IF-5A; its protein translation is MTTKIVTANSLQKGNYVLMEGAACRVTSVQISKPGKHGHSKVRFEGMGLVDDKKRVAVLPGHENVEVPIIEKKTAQVLSISGSKASVMDMDSYETFEMEIPEEVKEQVTEGCTVLYWVVLDARVMKQLKP